AAGTCGTCCCAGGAGCCGTTGAAAACAACGCTGCCTTGAGGGGTGTTGTTTTTGAGGTAGCTGGCGGACTTTTCCAAATAGCTAACTCGGGTGGGGCCGGAAAGCCACGTCTTGACCGAAAAAAGGCTGTCTGAGACAAGCAGGCCAACGGCTATTAGGGCTAGCAATATCCAGTAGCCAATAAAGATGACCAGGTTTGTTATCGGCGGCAAGGACAGGGTTTTTAGGCGCTCGACTAATTTTTGCCAGTCAGCTTCCTGCCAGAAACTGTTTAAGGAAAAGGCCGTTGAAATCAGGGCAAAAGGGATAAAATACTCGCCGTAGCGCTGGGATTTGACCATAATAAGAAATAGGAAAAAGGAAAACAGAAGGAGGCCGAAGCTTTCCCTCGGTTGGCTTTTTATTTTAATGAAGAACCAAACCAGAGAGAACAGCCAGAGAAAAAGGACCAGGGCCATTCCCCAGAACAGCTGGGCAGGATTGAGGGGATACCATTCGCTGCCGACGTCGATAATATATTGAAGGTTGCCGAGGCCGATTTTTACCGCTTGGATCCAGTGAAAAGACAGGTTTTTGGGGAAATAAGGGTTGATTATCAAGCCGGCGGCCGCTCCCGCGAAAACGGCAGAAAGGAGTTTTAAGTTTTCCTTTCTAAGAAAATTCTTTACTAATGCTGTTATCGACTCCCTAATTATTTTAGCCCTGGTTCGGCAGGAACCTATTTTATCAGACAGCAGGAAAAAGCCTTCGCCGGCAATCGTCAGGACGGTTAAAACCAGGATCATTGGCCATCCGCCGTAAGTCCAGACGTAGAAAAACGACAGGAAAAAGAGCCAAGAACTTTTTTTATTCATAACCAAATAAAGAGCCAGAATTAATATCGCTAAAGACAGGGCAGGAGCTTTAACCAGGCTTAGGCGGGAAACCAGAATAGTCGAAGAAAAGAGCAGGAAAGGGTAGAAAAAAGCCCCTTTTAAGCAATATTTCTGGAGAAGCCAGTAAATCAGCCAAACGGCCAGGCTGGCGAAAATAACCTGGGAGATTTTTCCGCCGACAACGGGATTAAAAATCGTCACAAAAGGAATGAGCAGGACGTGGTAGAGAAAGTGATGATCGACAAAATTGTCTTTGAGGACAGTCGCCTGGAGCCAGGGGAAGTTTTGGATAACGCCCTTCTCTTCGATTAAAAGAGCCAGCTTCAAATGGTAAAAGGAGTCCGGGTCGGCAAGAGCAGGAGAAGCTTGGAGCCAGCTAAAAAATAAAACAGCGGTAATGAGCACCAACAGTCCTTGTTTTTTTGGATTAGCCGTGAAGGATTTTAAAGAAATCATTTTAAATCTTTGGCCAAGCCTCGACGCTCAGGCTTTTTTTCTTATTTTTTATCGGCAGTTTCTGGTAGATTTCTTCGGTGACAAAAGGCATGAAAGGATGCAAAAGCTTTAAGGAAACGATCAAGACTTTCAGCAGGGTCGGCTGCGCCTGCTCGCGGCGATCTTTAGTTGATTCGATATATTTGTCGCAGAACTTTTTCCAGAAAAACTGGTAGAGAAATTCAGCTGCCTGGCCGTAAGCATAATTATCCATGAGATCGTTGGTCCTTTTAACGGTTTTTTCCAGCTCTTTCAAAATCCATTCATCGTCTTTATTGGATGGAGGTTTTAGTTTAGAGCCTTTGGTTTTCGGTTCGCAGTCCATCATAACAAACCTGGTCGCATTCCAAATCTTGTTGGTGAAGTTTCTCATCGCCTTGATTTTGTCCTCGCCGATTTTCAAATCGGTTCCGGCGGCGTTTCCATAGACCAGAGCCATTCTCAAGGCATCGGTGCCGTATTTTTGCGTCATTTCCAGGGGATCAAAGCCGATGCCGGCTGTCTTGCTGAACTTTCTTCCCTTTTCGTCCCTGACCAGGCCATGAAGGTAGACGGTCTCAAAAGGAGGCAGGCCTGTCATTTCTAGACACATCATGATTTCTCTGGCAACCCAGAAGAAAAGAATGTCGTAGCCGGTTTCCCTGACAGTTGTCGGGTAAAAATACTGAAAGTCTTTGGTGGTTTTGGGCCAGCCGAAAACCGAGATCGGCCAGAGACTCGAAGAAAACCAGGTGTCTAGGGTATCTTCAACGTTTTTTAAGGGAATTTGGTGGCCCCACCAGAGCTGGCGCGAAATGCACCAGTCTTTGATGTTTTTTAGCCAGTGGAAATAGATTTTTTCAAATCTCTTGGGCAGAATTTTAATCTTTCCGGACTTAACCGCTTTCATAGCTTTTTCAGCCATAGGCTTGGTTTTAACGAACCATTGCTTTGAAATCAGGGGCTCGGTGGGCCTGCCGCATCTCTGGCAATGGCCGAGGCTGTGAACGTGATCTTCAATTTTTTCAATCAACCCCAGGGCTTTCAGGGCCTCGACCGTCTTTTCCCGTCCTTCTTTGACCGAAAGGCCGGCAAATTTCCCGGCCAACTCTGTTAATCTGCCGTCAAAACCGACTGCCTGGAGTTTTTCAAGGTGATGCCTTTCGCCGATTTCAAAATCAAGCTGGTCGTGGGCCGGAGTGATTTTTAAGGCGCCGGTGCCAAAATTGGGATCAACCGAGCTGTCTTCGATCACCGGGATTTCCCTTTTGGTCAAGGGCAGGGGTACTAGTTTCCCGACCAGGCTTTGGTAGTTTTCGTTGGCAGGATTGATGGCCACGGCGACATCGGCAAACATGGTTTCCGGCCTGGTGGTGGCGATCGTAATCGGCCCGTATTTGATGAAGTAGAGTTTTCCCTGTTCTTCCTGGTGTTCGTTCTCAAGATCGGAAATAGCAGTCCGGCAGCCCGGGCACCAGTTGACAATATATTCTCCCTGGTAAATTAAGCCTTTGTCGAAAAGGTTTTTGAAAGCTTGTTTGACAGCGTTAGATCTAAGAGTATCCATAGTGTAAGCTTCTCTGCTCCAGTCCAAAGAAAACCCAAGCTTTTGCAGCTGGTTTTTGATTCCTTTTCTCGAACTCGCGGCAAACTGCCTGGCTTTTTTCAGAAACTCTTTTCTGCCGACGTCCTGCTTGGTCAACCCTTCTTTTCTTATCTGTTTTGAAACCAAATATTCGACGGCGATCGAAGCGTGGTCGAATCCCGGCAGCCACAAAACAGGCAACCCCTGCATTCTTTTCTGGCGGGCCATAATGTCTTCAACTACGTACATGGCGTGGCCGGCGTGAAGGTTGCCGGTGACGTTGGGCGGGGGCAGGGTGATGACAAAAGGCTTTTTGCCCTTGACTATCTTTCCTTTGAAAAAACCGCCCTTTTCCCAAAGGCGGGAAATTTTCCCCTCAACCTTGGTATGATCGTAGGCTTTTGGAATCTCCATAATTATCCATTATATCTTAAATAATTGCTTTTTTACAACTTTTAAATTAAAGTTAAGAAAGTTGGCCCTATACAAGATTTTAAATAAATCTTGTCGG
This genomic window from bacterium contains:
- a CDS encoding valine--tRNA ligase, with translation MEIPKAYDHTKVEGKISRLWEKGGFFKGKIVKGKKPFVITLPPPNVTGNLHAGHAMYVVEDIMARQKRMQGLPVLWLPGFDHASIAVEYLVSKQIRKEGLTKQDVGRKEFLKKARQFAASSRKGIKNQLQKLGFSLDWSREAYTMDTLRSNAVKQAFKNLFDKGLIYQGEYIVNWCPGCRTAISDLENEHQEEQGKLYFIKYGPITIATTRPETMFADVAVAINPANENYQSLVGKLVPLPLTKREIPVIEDSSVDPNFGTGALKITPAHDQLDFEIGERHHLEKLQAVGFDGRLTELAGKFAGLSVKEGREKTVEALKALGLIEKIEDHVHSLGHCQRCGRPTEPLISKQWFVKTKPMAEKAMKAVKSGKIKILPKRFEKIYFHWLKNIKDWCISRQLWWGHQIPLKNVEDTLDTWFSSSLWPISVFGWPKTTKDFQYFYPTTVRETGYDILFFWVAREIMMCLEMTGLPPFETVYLHGLVRDEKGRKFSKTAGIGFDPLEMTQKYGTDALRMALVYGNAAGTDLKIGEDKIKAMRNFTNKIWNATRFVMMDCEPKTKGSKLKPPSNKDDEWILKELEKTVKRTNDLMDNYAYGQAAEFLYQFFWKKFCDKYIESTKDRREQAQPTLLKVLIVSLKLLHPFMPFVTEEIYQKLPIKNKKKSLSVEAWPKI